CTGAGTCCAGCGTCGTACTGTCAGTGCTGGTACCAAGACCAACCAGCGTCGATTGCATTGTCGTTGCTGCCGATGCAATCGTATCCAACGCCGTCTGAGATGCATCAAGACGGGTCGAAACGATGGAATTGGTGTCCATCAGTGACTGCAAGCGCAGAGAATCCCGATTGAGATCCACGGCCGAAGAGGTCTTGGCGCCCAGTTCTGTTCCGACATCTGCGTATTTGCCGGTCGTCACTTCTGTCTGAGCATCCGACATCTGCTTTTGCGCATCACTGATCGTGAGACGCATGGCGTTCTGGATGGTAAGACTGGATATGCTCGATGTCTTCATGGCTTATGCGATCTCCAAGAGGGATTTCAGCATCTCATCGACAGCGTTCATCAGCTTGGTCGAAGCCTTATAGGATTGCTCGATATCGAGCATCTTCGACAATTCTTCATCGAGATTGACGCCGGTCTTGTTCTGATAGGCTTCCGTGGCCCGCTGCGACAAAGCGGATTTGGTTTCATTGGCTGAATCCGCCGTCGAACGATAGCTTTCGAGCCAGCCGACGGAGTTCGAGGCATAGTCAAGGACATTGGAGGTGTCACCGAGGCCTGCCGATGAATCGAAGTCCATGTCATCTTCGAAACCTGTGACAAAGTCGTCGAGCAATTCCGAATAGCTGACACCTTCCGTCGTATTCCAGGTATAATTGGAGCCATTGGCGCCACCATCGCGCAAAAGGGTCGGATCGCCATCATCCGCGGTCACGTAAGCACTGTTGACCTTGAATGATTCCGAAATACCGGAAACAAGCGTTCCATCTTCCGGCGTCGTTCCTTCTTCCCATGTGAAGAGGCCCGGTATGTCATTGTCTTTAGTTGATGGCTCCGTTTCCGAAAATAACTTGATCAGCGAGCGCGAGGTCTCATCCAACTGCTGCTGCATCTGCGGCGCAATCGAATCGCGGATCTGCAGATTGGCGGCGATCGATCCTTCCGCCGTGGTGTTCCCCCCCGTACCAGCCTTGACGGGAACGCCGTCGATATAAACCGAGTTGCCCTCGGTTGAAGCGCCGTAAGCGCCGGTCGAGTCGAATGTCACCGTCCTCGGCTGCTTGTCGAACAGCACGGTGCCATCATTGGTGTAGAGCGCCATGTCGTTGTTATCGCGCTTGACCGACGAAACACTGACAATCTTCGAAATATCCGAGACGAGTTTGTCGCGCTGGTCGAGGGCGTCGTTTGGATCGTTCCCTGTTGCCGTCGCTTTGACGACGGACTGATTGACGGTCTCAAACTGCGACAGAAGATCGTTGAGCTTGCTAACATCGTCCTTGATGGCGTCGTCGGCCTGAGCCCGGACGTTACTGATACCCTCGGCAGTACTGTTAATCGAGGTGGCGACATCCTGGGCTGCGCTGACCGCCGTTTCCGCCAGGGACAATTCGCTGGGCTGCGCCGCATAGGATTGCATCGCATCCCGAAGCTTGTTGATATAGGTCGAGGGTGACGACTCGTAGTCGTTGCCGCCGAGAAGTGCCTTCAACTGGTCCAGACCGGTATTGAGCGTATCCTGCCCTTCCGCCTGGGACTGGCCTGAAAGCATCTGCTTTTGCAAGACAGCATCTTCGGAGCGGGTCGTAACGACCTGCGCTCCTCCGGTGCTGGTCGAAATAGTGGCAGCGTCACGCTTGACGTAACCTTCCGTCTGGGAGTTGGCAATATTCTTCGACAGAACCTGCGACTGGGTGCTGGAATTGCCGAGAGAAGTTGTTGCCGTATTCATCGTTGACGAAAGAGACATGACACTGCCTTTAAAAGAATAGGATTACCGCTTCAGACTGATCAGCGTATCCAGCATATCCGCCGCCGTCTGGAACACCTTCGAATTGGCGCTATAACTGCGTTGGGACTGGATCATGTTGGTCAGTTCAGTCGCGAGATCGACATTGGAACTTTCAAGCGTCTTGGAATTGATGCTGCCGAAGCTGCCAGTATTGGCAAAACCAACCACGACCGTGCCTGCATCCGCCGTGACCTGATAGGCCGTGCCGTTGACCGATTTCATATTGTCGGGGCTGGCAACCGTTGCCAGTGCCACCTTGTAAAGATTGGCGGTCGATCCATCCTGATAGGTCGCAACAATATTACCGTTGCTGTTGACCGTGACGGAGGATGCCGCGCTGGCTCCGTTGCCATCGACGTCGCCAGTCGAAGAATTGGCGCTATTCAACTGGGTCATGTCCGACATATCCACCTCGATCGTCTGAGGCGAACTGGTCGTGCTATCGGTGAAGGTAAACGTTCCGCCGCTGGAGACCGCGCCATCGGAATCGAAGGTCAGTGTCGTGCTGCCGAGAACACCATTGGTATAGGGAAAATTGGTCTCGTCGGTTGCCTCGCTAGTGCGGAAAATATCCGCCTGCCATTCGTTGTCGGCGGTCTTGGTATAGTAGATGTCATACTGGTTGGCATTACCAAGACTGTCATAGGCAACCATGGAACTCTTGAAGGTCCATGTCGCGCTAGCGCTATTGCTGGAGGGCAGATCGCTGGTCACGATATCAGAACCCGACTTCAGGTTACCGTCGATCACTGCATTGGTCGTGGCATTGGCCGAGATGCTGCTGTCCTGGATCTTAACGGGTTCGAGACCTTCGAAACCATTGATAACAGAGGCCGGTTCGCCATTTTCGTAGGAATAGCCCAGCAGGGTATAGCCGGCCGAATTGACCATATACCCACTGTCATCGGCCTGAAAATCACCTGCCCGTGTCAGGAAGACGCTGCCCGCTGCATCCTGAACCACGAAATAACCATCGCCCTTGATCGCCAGATCTGTTTCCGATGTGGTTGACTGATAGGAGCCTTCCTCGGAAATGCTGTTGACCGTGGTTGTCTGTACACCACCGGAATTGTAGGTGCCGCTGCCGGAAGATCCGACCACGAGGCTGGAAAATGCGGTTGATACCCGCTTGTAGCCTGTCGTATCCGAGTTTGCGACGTTGTCGCCGACCGTGCTCAGCTTGCTGGCCTGGGCCTGCAAACCGGATACGGCTGTATTCATGCTGCCTGAAAGGCTCATACCACGTCCCCATTCGATCGTCGTGTGAGAAGATTATGAAGTGGGCCTTGCGTGAAGCTGTTTGAAAAAACGCTTAAGAGCACATTTGGCTGCAAGGCCCTGAGAATCTGGCGGCATGGCCGCCAGATTGTTATTTCCAATCAATACAATATCCAAGGAACCGCTTGGAATCGACCGGGTCGACACCAAGCTTCTTGCGCAGTTTCTTGCGCAGCTTGCTGATATGGCTTTCGACCACGTTCTCTTCGACTTCCTCGTCGAAAATGCCGTAGATCGCATTGAAGATTTGAGACTTGGACACTCGCCGGCCGCGATTGGCGACTAGATATTCCAGAATGCGGCGCTCGCGGCGCGGCAAGGGGAAAATCTCTCCACCGATCTCGGGATCGCGGCCATCCGAATAAACGCGGATCGCGCCGATTTCCGTATAGTTGGCCACAGCCTTCAGGCGCCGCCGAATGGCCGCAGCTCTCGCCAGGATTTCCCGAGGGTGGACCGGCTTACGCACCACGTCATCCACGCCACTGTCAAACAGGGCAAGTGTTGCTTCCAACGATGGCTGGTCACTGACCGCAATCACCGGAGCCGTCGTACGATCCCTGATGGCCCGAGGCAGATCGCCTGTGCGATCTCCCTGACCAAGCAGAAACGCTTCCACGGCTGCAACATCGCTATCGGCTGCCGAGGCAACCCATTCACCAAATTCGATCGGGTCAAACCCGGTCGAAGGTATTCCTTCACGTCCAAATAAAGACGTGTATCCATTCTTAACGAGCTCGCGCTCATCAACCACTACGATCATTCGTCCGCCTCCGAATCAGTGTGGTGTTTCAACACAACAATGGGTACGAATCGGGGGCTAAAACGACAACTGTAGAAAGTTAATGATAGTTATTAATAGTTGATTAAGATTTTAGAGGTGATTTGACCTACATCTTGTGTCACTGCCGCTAACCACATACTATTTTTCTGTGAAAAAGGTTAACAAAACGCTTGCAAAGCCGCGAGCACATGAAAAAATTATTCGATACTAATGTGGGCAAGATCGGGGCAGGCAATCAACCAAAGATTGTTTTTGCTGACAGAACGGCATTGTGATCTCTGACAGAGAAGCCATCATTTCCGGCGTGCCAGGTTGTTATTGCTGACAAAATTGCCGCGCATTCGCGGTCCAGTTGCCGTATCCGGTTGCAACGAGATTGGCGATGACCCTGCAAACATAGCGTTTTTGCGCTGGATCGTTGTTGGGACCTGCATGATAGCGCGCCACTGCCATTGTCCAGGTTTCGTGTCTTCCATGCAACGCGACCAGGAATTTTGCGGCGTATTCGACGTTCCGTTTCGGGTCGAACATCTCTTCGAGCGAGTGGAAATTCTCGTGATGGAAATAGTGGTTGATCTGCATGCAACCAATATCGATCAATTTCGCGCCCTGTTGCTTGGCGAGCGCGAAGGTTTGCATGGCATCTGTCATGGAATCGGGGAACAGCGCCTTGCCCTCGACATTGAGAGCGTAAGGCTGAAGTGACCCTTTGCGTCCGGTTTCCGTAAGGCCGACCGAATAGAGGATCCCTTCAGGGATCCCGTATTTGGCCGCAGCGTTGCTAATTTCGCGCTCGCATAATCCCGCTGAAGCCGAAGCGTAGCTCTCGTTACAGGTAAAGCTGACCGCTACCGCCAGAAGCATTGCCGCCGGTGCCCACCGTCGCAGAACGTGCCGCATCATCGACTGGACCTCCGGATGTCTGTCCATAGACATCAAAAATCGGCTGCGCTTGTGAGCGGTTGCCGCCCTGGCTGGAACTGCCACCGCCCTGCTGCATGCTCTGCTGATTGCTGCTCTGGCTCTGGGAATTGGTCTGGTTGGCGTCATTACTGGGCTTTTCAGTGCTGGCTATGCTGATCTGGACGTTGTCCACGGAGAAGCCGTGGCTTTTCAGCGCCGTTACAAGACCGTTCTGGTCTTCGTTCAGCTTTCGATAAGCCGCGCTGTTTTCAACAACCAGGCTGACCGTCAATTCGCCATTCGTCAGCTTCAATGTCGCCGTGACACTCCCAAGATTTTCCGGCGTCATCTTCAGTTTGAGCGTGTTCATCGTTCGATCGGTGCTGATCTGTTCGCTGGCGCTGAGCTTATCGGAAGCATGACTGTGCATCGCCTGCGCCCAGGAACTGTCACCGGCCATGGATGCGGCAATATTGGCGCCATTGCTGGTGTTGACCGGGGCAATAATGCGTCGGCTGTCAAGCACGCTGACATTCTGCAACGGATCGATACCTGTCGTTGCTGGCTGGCTTGCGGTATCATCGGCAGGCGACGCCGCCGAGGCATCGCTGCTGGTGACCATATGCAGGGCATCCGCAACACTGCTATCCTTGACCGTCTCCTTGCTCGCCGGTGAAACGGCATCCTGCTGCCCCGACTGGACGGACTTGGCCTGCTTGGCAAAATCAACCGCTGCGGTACCCTGGCCGATCTTACCCGTCTTGTCATCCTGCGACGCAACCTGGCCGGCGACGGCGGTCAATGCCGTATCGCCGTTACTGGTGGCCGACCCGGCGGCTGTCTGGCTGCCTGCTTGACGGGCAGCGTGCTGCAATTGTCCGGCGCTCAAATCGCCCAATAATGTCAAGGCATCCTGGGCACCTGTCGCTGCCTTTGGCTCTGCAGCAGTGTCTTTTGTATCCTCTGCGGCAGGCTTTGCCGTCTTGGAACTGTCCTTGGTCTGGCTTTTGGTAACCCCCGGCATGTCTGACTGAGCCGCCGCCGTAGCGGCTTCCTCATCGGTCGCTGTCGACTTGAGGGCTGCCAGGGCCGCGAGCAAAGGCGCACTGTTTTCCTGCCGGCCCTTGATGGCGATCTTGCCGGTATCATCTCCAGCGCTGTCAGTTTCGGCAGCGAGCGCTTCCTCCGCATTTGCGCCAGCAGTAGCAGCCTCAGTCGTGGCATCATCCTGCTGGGTCAGGGCCGCAACAAGCTTTGCGAGCATCCGGCTCTCATCCGTCTTCTCCCCGGAGGAAGATGCGGTCTCTGTTTGCCCTTCCGTCTGGCCCTCAGCTTGGGTTTGGGTTTGGGCTTGTGTCTTGGTCTGGCTCGCCAAAGCCTTGGCAATCAGCGCAGCCGCCCTGGAATCACCAGCAGCTATCGGCGCATTGCCGACGGTTTGCGACGGTGCCTTGCCGTCATCGCTGGCGACAGTGGCTTCATCATCAGCCACATTCCCCTGCTCCACCTCAGCCGAACGCTCCTGATATGCTGTAGCAGATGTCGCTGTGGATGTGGTTGATTTGGCCGATGACGAGGAACCCGCAGTCGAACGGGTGTTTGTCTGGTCCTGATCCACAGGAGCATCGTCATCGTCTGCCTTTTGCTCCTGCGCTTGGCTACGGTCAGCCGTATCGGCCAGAGCGTCCAGAAAACCCTTGCCCGCGCCCTTGCTTTGATCGGAACGGCTGCTGCTATAGGCTGGCGAAGCGGCAGAACCTGCTGTGATAGTGGCATCGATCATTTCGTTACGCCCTCCCCCTTCAACATTTTATCTATTTCTTCAAGTTTAGATCGGCCACCGCTCATGAATGTCTGGAATTCCGGATCAGGCTTCTGCTTTGCATCTGCCGCGGCCGGAGTAACCGGCGCCGTGCCAATGCCAGCATCGGGCATTGCATTCGCCTTGTCTGGAACGCCGGGGTCCTGCTGATCGGACACATTGGCCACACTCTCTGGGGCAGTATTGTCTCCAGACGGCGGTGGTGTGCTTGGCGAAGCCGATGGGCTTTGCGGCGCGGTAGGCAAGGTAATAACCTCCTGCGCGACGGCCCGGGCCGCTTCCAGCAAGGCGTTGTCGGAAGCCGACAGTTGATCTTTTGGCAATTGCGAGATCGTGTTGAGCGCGTTTTTGACGTCGGTGGTCGAAATCAACGCCGCGCCGCCATAAAGCAGCGCCTGAGGGTCGTTTTTATCTGGCAGACCCGCCAGGCTTTGCGCCTGGCTGGAGGCAAGACTGGCCAAAGCCTGATTGCCGTTGATCGTCGCGCGACGCGCAATGCGCAGATAGACTTCGCGCTGACGATCCGGATCCATGGTCGCCAATGTCGCCAGAATATCGTTCTTATCCAGCTCCGAGAAATGATCGACAACCAATTGCACCAGCAGATCGGCAAATTGGCTGGCATAGGGCGAATAGAGAAAGCGGCGGACATAGCGATTGGCATAGGCCATGGCGCGACCATTCTGGCCGGTATCCATGGCGATCTGGAAGGACCGCCGCAGCGCCGCTTCCTCGACGATGGTGCCGGGCGCAACAAGGCGGGCGATATCGAAGAATTTAAGGGCCGCAGCCGGATCTTTCACCAGGGTGACATTCCCAGCCACCAACGCGATATAAGGCCCGACCCGACCGTTCTGATAGAGCGGTACCATCTCGCCAAGCGAGCTTGCCACCAGCACACCTTTACCACTCAAGTATTTTCTCAACATATCGCTGACGCGGTTGTCGAAATGACCATCAACGTCGCGGGCAACGAGATAGTCCAGCGTCGCCGGATTACCCCCGCTCATCGTGTAGATCAGCGCCGCATCGACATTGCGGGGGTCTTCGAAATCCGAAGGCGCAGCCGTCCGCAGCCGCTTGTCGATCCGGGTCAGAAGAAAACGCTGCATATCCGCAGCTGAATGGTCGCCGCGAACGACCGAGTCCTGCACAAATTGCAGAGAGCGCAACATCAGATAAGGTGGTAGGTTATCACTGTCGCCGCCTGCGGCAGCGCTGCCAACAGGCCCCGTTGCGCCAGCAGCAGGAGCCGGAGCCAACCCGTTGCTTGCAGGGGGAGTTTGTCCTGCCGCATATGCCTGACCCGCACAGGCAACAGGACTGCCGACAGCCAGAGTCAG
This region of Agrobacterium vitis genomic DNA includes:
- a CDS encoding flagellar hook protein FlgE, which encodes MSLSGSMNTAVSGLQAQASKLSTVGDNVANSDTTGYKRVSTAFSSLVVGSSGSGTYNSGGVQTTTVNSISEEGSYQSTTSETDLAIKGDGYFVVQDAAGSVFLTRAGDFQADDSGYMVNSAGYTLLGYSYENGEPASVINGFEGLEPVKIQDSSISANATTNAVIDGNLKSGSDIVTSDLPSSNSASATWTFKSSMVAYDSLGNANQYDIYYTKTADNEWQADIFRTSEATDETNFPYTNGVLGSTTLTFDSDGAVSSGGTFTFTDSTTSSPQTIEVDMSDMTQLNSANSSTGDVDGNGASAASSVTVNSNGNIVATYQDGSTANLYKVALATVASPDNMKSVNGTAYQVTADAGTVVVGFANTGSFGSINSKTLESSNVDLATELTNMIQSQRSYSANSKVFQTAADMLDTLISLKR
- the fliK gene encoding flagellar hook-length control protein FliK — its product is MIDATITAGSAASPAYSSSRSDQSKGAGKGFLDALADTADRSQAQEQKADDDDAPVDQDQTNTRSTAGSSSSAKSTTSTATSATAYQERSAEVEQGNVADDEATVASDDGKAPSQTVGNAPIAAGDSRAAALIAKALASQTKTQAQTQTQAEGQTEGQTETASSSGEKTDESRMLAKLVAALTQQDDATTEAATAGANAEEALAAETDSAGDDTGKIAIKGRQENSAPLLAALAALKSTATDEEAATAAAQSDMPGVTKSQTKDSSKTAKPAAEDTKDTAAEPKAATGAQDALTLLGDLSAGQLQHAARQAGSQTAAGSATSNGDTALTAVAGQVASQDDKTGKIGQGTAAVDFAKQAKSVQSGQQDAVSPASKETVKDSSVADALHMVTSSDASAASPADDTASQPATTGIDPLQNVSVLDSRRIIAPVNTSNGANIAASMAGDSSWAQAMHSHASDKLSASEQISTDRTMNTLKLKMTPENLGSVTATLKLTNGELTVSLVVENSAAYRKLNEDQNGLVTALKSHGFSVDNVQISIASTEKPSNDANQTNSQSQSSNQQSMQQGGGSSSQGGNRSQAQPIFDVYGQTSGGPVDDAARSATVGTGGNASGGSGQLYL
- the flgK gene encoding flagellar hook-associated protein FlgK; the encoded protein is MSLSSTMNTATTSLGNSSTQSQVLSKNIANSQTEGYVKRDAATISTSTGGAQVVTTRSEDAVLQKQMLSGQSQAEGQDTLNTGLDQLKALLGGNDYESSPSTYINKLRDAMQSYAAQPSELSLAETAVSAAQDVATSINSTAEGISNVRAQADDAIKDDVSKLNDLLSQFETVNQSVVKATATGNDPNDALDQRDKLVSDISKIVSVSSVKRDNNDMALYTNDGTVLFDKQPRTVTFDSTGAYGASTEGNSVYIDGVPVKAGTGGNTTAEGSIAANLQIRDSIAPQMQQQLDETSRSLIKLFSETEPSTKDNDIPGLFTWEEGTTPEDGTLVSGISESFKVNSAYVTADDGDPTLLRDGGANGSNYTWNTTEGVSYSELLDDFVTGFEDDMDFDSSAGLGDTSNVLDYASNSVGWLESYRSTADSANETKSALSQRATEAYQNKTGVNLDEELSKMLDIEQSYKASTKLMNAVDEMLKSLLEIA
- a CDS encoding transglycosylase SLT domain-containing protein, with protein sequence MLLAVAVSFTCNESYASASAGLCEREISNAAAKYGIPEGILYSVGLTETGRKGSLQPYALNVEGKALFPDSMTDAMQTFALAKQQGAKLIDIGCMQINHYFHHENFHSLEEMFDPKRNVEYAAKFLVALHGRHETWTMAVARYHAGPNNDPAQKRYVCRVIANLVATGYGNWTANARQFCQQ
- the motC gene encoding chemotaxis protein MotC, yielding MTARRSLGARSGFSSFAFYGVLLTLAVGSPVACAGQAYAAGQTPPASNGLAPAPAAGATGPVGSAAAGGDSDNLPPYLMLRSLQFVQDSVVRGDHSAADMQRFLLTRIDKRLRTAAPSDFEDPRNVDAALIYTMSGGNPATLDYLVARDVDGHFDNRVSDMLRKYLSGKGVLVASSLGEMVPLYQNGRVGPYIALVAGNVTLVKDPAAALKFFDIARLVAPGTIVEEAALRRSFQIAMDTGQNGRAMAYANRYVRRFLYSPYASQFADLLVQLVVDHFSELDKNDILATLATMDPDRQREVYLRIARRATINGNQALASLASSQAQSLAGLPDKNDPQALLYGGAALISTTDVKNALNTISQLPKDQLSASDNALLEAARAVAQEVITLPTAPQSPSASPSTPPPSGDNTAPESVANVSDQQDPGVPDKANAMPDAGIGTAPVTPAAADAKQKPDPEFQTFMSGGRSKLEEIDKMLKGEGVTK
- the rem gene encoding transcriptional activator Rem, producing MIVVVDERELVKNGYTSLFGREGIPSTGFDPIEFGEWVASAADSDVAAVEAFLLGQGDRTGDLPRAIRDRTTAPVIAVSDQPSLEATLALFDSGVDDVVRKPVHPREILARAAAIRRRLKAVANYTEIGAIRVYSDGRDPEIGGEIFPLPRRERRILEYLVANRGRRVSKSQIFNAIYGIFDEEVEENVVESHISKLRKKLRKKLGVDPVDSKRFLGYCIDWK